In a genomic window of Phaenicophaeus curvirostris isolate KB17595 chromosome Z, BPBGC_Pcur_1.0, whole genome shotgun sequence:
- the PRLR gene encoding prolactin receptor isoform X2, which yields MRLEVTAQILIQPDAPVNLSLEKKPSASIVYLWAKWSPPPLAGTSSNSHVYHYELRLKPEEKEEWETIPVGVETQYKVIRLQAGAKYVVQVRCKLDLGEWSEWSSERCIQIPNGESPPEKPTIIKCRSPEKETFTCWWKPGPDGGQPANYTLLYSKEGEEQVYECPDYRTAGPNSCYFDKKHTSFWTIYNITVKATNEMGSNISDPHYVDVTYIVQPDPPVNVTLELKKTINRKPYLVLTWSPPLLADVRSGWLTLEYELRLKPEEGEEWETIFVGQQTQYKMFSLNPGKKYIVQIHCKPDHHGSWSEWSSEKYIQIPTDFRVKDMIVWIIVGVLSSLICLIMSWTMVLKGYRMIAFILPPVPGPKIKGIDTHLLETGKSEELLSALGCHGFPPTSDCEELLIEYLEVEDSEDQQLMPSHRSGHPSKNAKMTPKETDNDSGRGSCDSPSLLSEKCRESCTLQTTLQTQDVREAQENKEGKTRWETQCIVSEQKTLPFNNESTKSSTWPAAQLLNNQPLMLAYHSTVDAHKITLNNANANITPFLVGNEEKHQSQYFITETAHDGMEKQREMENLHSKTTTVQVKQNRPNDKPPFFNPKLMDYVEVHKIRQDEQPAVLLKQKENSGKTEKYTVPGTSKEYTKVSTVVDHNILVLMPDSRIQHTSVFQERPRETSQDLQQGQAEKNVSYCLTAPSKCKRETNGSDYMDPSSFLPSFK from the exons acaaTACCTGTTGGAGTGGAGACACAGTACAAAGTAATTAGGTTACAAGCTGGGGCAAAGTATGTTGTTCAGGTCCGTTGCAAGTTAGACCTTGGAGAATGGAGTGAATGGAGCTCCGAAAGATGCATTCAGATTCCAAATG GAGAGTCACCTCCTGAAAAGCCTACAATAATAAAATGCCGTTCTCCGGAAAAGGAGACCTTTACTTGTTGGTGGAAACCTGGTCCAGATGGAGGACAACCTGCTAATTACACTTTGCTTTACAGCAAAGAAGG agaaGAACAAGTTTATGAATGTCCAGATTACAGAACTGCAGGCCCCAATTCGTGCTACTTTGATAAAAAACATACCTCTTTCTGGACCATATACAATATTACTGTGAAGGCAACTAATGAAATGGGAAGTAACATCTCTGATCCTCATTATGTGGATGTGACTTATATAG TACAGCCAGATCCTCCTGTGAATGTAACTctggaactgaaaaaaacaataaatagaAAACCGTATCTGGTCTTGACGTGGTCTCCACCCCTGCTGGCTGATGTCAGATCCGGATGGCTTACCCTTGAATATGAGTTGCGACTAAAGCCTGAAGAAGGAGAGGAATGGGAG aCTATTTTTGTTGGGCAGCAAACACAATATAAAATGTTTAGCCTAAATCCAGGAAAGAAATACATTGTACAGATTCACTGCAAACCAGACCACCATGGATCATGGAGTGAATGGAGctcagaaaaatatattcagatcCCTACTG ACTTTAGAGTAAAAGATATGATTGTGTGGATCATTGTGGGTGTCTTGTCATCTCTTATATGTTTAATCATGAGCTGGACAATGGTTTTGAAAGGGTACAG aatgattGCCTTTATCCTACCGCCGGTTCCAGGACCAAAGATAAAAGGCATAGATACACATCTGTTAGAG ACAGGAAAATCTGAAGAATTATTGAGTGCTCTTGGTTGCCATGGTTTCCCTCCAACATCAGACTGTGAGGAACTACTGATAGAATATCTGGAGGTAGAGGACAGTGAGGATCAGCAGCTCATGCCAAGCCATCGCAGTGGCCATCccagtaaaaatgcaaaaatgacaCCCAAGGAAACAGACAATGATTCAGGCCGAGGAAGCTGTGATAGcccttctctgctttctgagaAGTGCAGGGAGTCTTGCACCCTTCAAACAACACTTCAGACACAAGATGTAAGAGAGgctcaagaaaataaagaaggaaaaacaaggtgGGAAACTCAGTGCATAGtctcagaacagaaaacactCCCTTTTAACAATGAGAGTACAAAATCGTCCACATGGCCTGCAGCTCAGTTACTTAATAACCAGCCTCTTATGCTTGCCTACCACAGTACTGTGGATGCACATAAGATAACACTGAATAACGCAAATGCAAACATTACACCATTTTTGgtgggaaatgaagaaaagcatcaGTCACAATATTTTATCACTGAAACTGCCCATGATGgcatggaaaagcaaagagaaatggaGAATTTGCATTCCAAAACTACTACAGTGCAGGTCAAACAAAACAGACCTAATGACAAACCACCTTTTTTCAATCCTAAACTGATGGATTATGTAGAAGTTCACAAAATCAGACAAGATGAGCAGCCTGCAGTATTactgaagcaaaaagaaaatagtggGAAGACTGAAAAGTACACTGTTCCAGGAACCAGCAAAGAATATACCAAGGTCTCAACAGTTGTGGACCATAATATTCTAGTATTAATGCCAGATTCACGCATCCAGCACACATCTGTGTTTCAAGAACGTCCAAGGGAAACATCCCAGGACCTTCAGCAAGGTCAAGCTGAGAAAAATGTGAGCTACTGTCTAACAGCTCCAAGCAAGTGCAAAAGAGAAACCAATGGATCAGACTACATGGACCCATCTTCCTTTTTGCCCTCATTTAAATAA
- the AGXT2 gene encoding alanine--glyoxylate aminotransferase 2, mitochondrial, with protein MPPCDFVPEKYNSYPYERMLKIREKHVSPSLRTYYKKPLLLHQGHMQWLFDHEGRRYLDLFAGIVTVGVGHCHPKVTMATQKQLARLWHTTNIYMHPSIHEYAEKLASFLPDPLKVVYLTNSGSEANDLAVLMARLYTRNFDIVSLRGGYHGGSACTLGVTSVGLYKHAVATRFGCATTMLPDVFRGPWGGSRCRDSPVQTVRKCSCAEGVCHANDRYIEQFKDTLNTSLPKAIAGFIAEPIQGVNGAVQYPRNFLKEAYRLVRERGGVCISDEIQTGFGRTGSHFWGFQTHDVVPDIVTLAKTIGNGFPMAAVVTTKEIAGPLAQNLHFNTFGGNPLACAAGGAVLDVIEEDGLQKNSKDVGTYMLLELAKLRDKFEIVGDVRGKGLMIGVEMVTDKDSRHPLPAEEINQIWEDCKDMGVLIGKGGLYGQTFRIKPPMCITKKDVDFAMEVFHSALERHMERAAAK; from the exons ATGCCTCCTTGTGATTTTGTGCCTGAAAAATACAAT TCCTATCCATATGAACGTATGCTGAAGATTCGTGAAAAACATGTTTCTCCTTCACTACGAACATATTACAAGAAGCCATTGTTGCTGCATCAAGGACACATGCAGTGGTTGTTTGATCATGAAGGACGAAGATATCTTGATCTCTTTGCCGGAATTGTCACTGTGGGTGTTGGCCACTGTCACCC GAAGGTAACTATGGCTACCCAGAAACAGCTTGCTCGCCTGTGGCATACAACTAACATCTACATGCACCCATCAATCCATGAGTATGCTGAAAAGCTAGCATCTTTTCTTCCAGATCCACTTAAG GTGGTTTATCTAACCAACAGTGGGTCAGAAGCCAACGACTTGGCTGTGCTCATGGCAAGGCTATACACTCGTAACTTCGACATCGTCTCTCTCAG AGGAGGGTACCATGGAGGCAGCGCTTGCACGTTGGGAGTGACATCTGTTGGTCTTTATAAGCATGCTGTCGCCACTCGCTTTGGCTGTGCAaca ACAATGTTGCCGGATGTTTTTCGTGGTCCATGGGGAGGCAGCCGTTGTAGAGATTCTCCGGTGCAAACTGTTCGGAAATGCAGCTGTGCTGAAG GTGTCTGTCATGCAAATGACCGGTACATTGAACAGTTCAAAGATACCCTGAATACCTCGTTGCCAAAGGCAATAGCTGGATTTATTGCTGAACCAATTCAA GGTGTTAATGGAGCTGTTCAGTACCCAAGAAATTTCTTAAAAGAAGCTTATCGGCTAGTACGGGAAAGAGGGGGCGTTTGTATTTCAGATGAA ATACAGACAGGATTTGGACGTACTGGCAGCCATTTCTGGGGATTTCAAACACACGATGTAGTTCCTGACATTGTTACTTTGGCAAAAACAATTGGTAATGGCTTTCCGATGGCAGCTGTTGTTACAACAAAAG agattGCAGGTCCCTTGGCTCAAAACCTTCACTTTAATACATTTGGAGGAAACCCTTTGGCCTGTGCAGCTGGAGGTGCAGTTCTTGAT GTTATTGAAGAAGATGGTCTAcaaaaaaacagcaaagatgTGGGGACGTACATGCTACTGGAGTTGGCTAAACTGCGGGATAAATTTGAGATTGTTGGAGATGTCCGTGGCAAGGGACTTATGATTGGAGTAGAAATGGTGACAGATAAG GACAGTCGCCACCCCCTTCCAGCAGAAGAAATTAATCAGATCTGGGAGGACTGTAAAGACATGGGGGTTCTGATTGGCAAAGGAGGACTCTATGGTCAG ACTTTTAGAATTAAACCTCCTATGTGCATTACTAAAAAGGATGTTGACTTTGCCATGGAAGTATTTCATTCTGCATTAGAGAGACACATGGAAAGAGCAGCTGCAAAATAG